The Methylomonas montana DNA window GCACTCGTTTTTTCAGCGACCGATTGGGTTGATAGGTTGCCGCACCGATCGAAATAGTCACCGGTATTGATTGATCGGCATGCTCGATTCCCAGATTGGCGATGCTGACCCGAATCCGTTCAGCAATTTCGGCGGCGCTACGCTGATCGCTTTGCGACAATAAAGCCACGAACTCCTCGCCGCCGTAACGCGCCATTACATCGTTATTGCGCAGCTGCTTTTTGATCGCCCCCGCCACTAGCGTCAACACATGATCGCCAGCCTGATGACCGAAACCGTCGTTAATGCGTTTAAAAAAATCGATGTCCAAGAATAAGCACGACAAAGGTTCACGGTCCCGTTGACTGCGATCCAATTCTTCTTCGATACGCTGCTCGAGGAAACGCCTATTGTTCACGCCTGTCAAAGGATCGACCAAACTGGTGCGGCGCATGGTTTCGACATTGAGATTATTTTCCAGGCAAATACCGATCACCGAGGCAATATGCTCGACAAAATCCGTAGCCATACCCTGAATAAAGCGATCGGTCCGATAGCTGCCGAGATTAAGAGAGCCCAGATATTTGTCGCGGCGAATTAACGGTGCTATCACCACTGACGCCGGCTTTTGCAGGCTCGACTCGGAAAAAAACTGTTCGCAAACTGCGGTTTGATAACTGCCGAGAAAAGGCTGGCTGGATAAAACGAAACTGTTTCGCACCTGCAATTCGCTATTAACCAAAAACAAGCCTTCCCGATTTCGGAAACCATAGTTGTCGCTATCCAGATAATCGGCAATTTCGTTTTTAGGGTCGATCAAACACAAACTGACGACATCCAAATCGAATAAGGCCGGCGTTTGGCCGAGAATGAATTCGATCATTTCCGCCAAGGAATTTAACCCTAACAAACGCATCTCGAAGCTTTGTAAACGCTTCAGCGTCAGACTATTGTGTTGGACGCGGTTTAGCATGCCATCCAAGTGACTTTCCAACACACGCAAATCTGTTGTTATATCCTGTTCCAATCGAGACCTCAGCCGCTTGATCAAGCACATAAGACTAGCAGTTTTCACGAAAAAAGTGTGAACCAGTCGATAGCACAAACAGAGTCCATTCGCTTTAAGAAAAACCAGTCATTTCCCCTCGTTAATAAGGCATTTGTCGCACATTCCCAGTTCAGATATTTATCTGCGCCATTAACAGCTGAGCCCGCTGCTGACTTACCGATGCCAGGGTGTCGGCACTCAGAATTCCTGCCGCGTTGCCGCTGACTTGGCATGTCGGCGATTTCCCGATGACCACCAAAGCTATATAACACAGTTTAATTAAATCAGCCGCACTCTCGATCCATCTTCAAACCGCTTAAGCCATTGAATAGGTGTATCAGCCGGAAATCAGGCACGATTCCGGCTAGCTATTGCGAACCATTGAACTTCACGCCGACATGCCCAATCGCCATATTCGCCTCATGGACTTTCTGTTCCAAAGACACAACAAGGAACTGCTGGTGTTCGCCGAACAACGCGCCGGCCGCCAACATGCCGAGGATCTGGTTCAGGATGCTTATCTCAGGCTCTTGCAGCACGGCAACACCGACGCCATCGACAACCATCGCGCCTATCTGTATCGCATCACTGCCAACCTGAGCGGCGACCTGCATAGACGCGGGCAAATCGTCCCTTTTGTCAACGACGAGGAATCGGAAACGGATACCCTAGCCTGTCCGATGCCGCAACCCGATGCGGTCGCCGAAAGCCGGGAACGCCTGCGAATTTGCCTGCGATCCCTGGACAGCCTGCCGGAAATCGTCCGCACCGTGTTCCTGTTGCATCGCGTCGATGGCCTGACGTATACCGAAATCGCCAAGGCTTTCGCGATCCCGCCGCGCACCGTCGAGCGCTATTGCATCAAGGCGCTGGCCCACTGCAGCAAATCCGTCAACCGGGGCTTTGACTAATATCGGCAAATCCCGTCCGGCCGTCGCAGCCGGTTGCGGATGCGATACACTAAAGCCATGAACCGACTCACCCCGCCAATTTCTCCATCGCTGCACGAACAAGCCAGTCATTGGGTGGTCAGACTGCACGCACCCGATTGCTCGGCCAGCGAGCGCCGGGCGTTTCAGGATTGGCTGGCGTTAAGCCCTCGCCATCGCCAGAGCTATCAAAACGCCGAAGCGATTTGGCGAGATTTTAGTAGCGTCGACGCACAACCCGACCCGCGACTGATTGCGGCCAGAAACGGATTACGCCGTGCGCAAATCGCGCGTCGCCGGGCAATCCACGGCAAACGGCTGTCGATAGCCGCCTCGTTACTGATAGCGGCAATAGGCGTGCCGCTGGCCTGGGACTGGATAAACACCGACCGTTATTTGACGCTGAAAGGCCAACGGCAACACATCGCGCTCCGCGATGGCTCGACGATCGAACTCAACAGCAACAGCCAGATACGAGTCCACTACGGCTGGCGCAGCCGCGAAGCGGTGCTGGAACGCGGCGAAGCGTTATTCAACGTGGCGCACGACGAGAGCAAACCATTCGACGTCGTCGCCGGCAATGGCAAGATCCACGACATCGGCACCCGTTTCAACGTGCGTTTGCTAAACAACGCCGTCACGGTCAGTGTGCTGGAAGGCGAAGTCGCCGTTGCCACCGAACATCGGCCTATTCCGCAAAATCTGGCGGCCGGCCAGCAGATTAAATACGATGCTGCTGGCCTAGCATCGTCCGCGCCGACCAGTTTCGACGCCACTACTGTCGCCGCCTGGCGGGAAGGCATGCTGGTATTTAAAAAGACCGCGCTGGCTGAAGTTCTGGAACAGCTGAGCCGTTATCACGACGTCGAACTCAGTGTCGCCGACCCGCAATTGCAAAACCTTAAAGTCAGCGGCGACTTTCCCACCGACGACTTGAATCTTGCCCTCAATGCCATCAGCGCTGCGTTGCCGATCAAGGCTGTTCGAAAAAACGAGCGACTGATCGAATTCGAACGCTGACCACGCCCACATCAATCTCCGCTTCGCGGATACCGTTAGAACTAGCCATTGAATCGTTGTAATCCGCACCTTTTAAATATTTTTAACCCATCGAAAAAAAAGTGGCGCCTTCACCATAGATAACCGCTCTTACTGGGTAGTGAAATCACCACACACCACGGGAGGGCAAATGTATTCACTTTCGAGAACGCTAGTCGGCGGGCTGCTGACCGGCACTGCGCTGGTTGCTGCGGCTCAGGAACCAAGCTATCAGTTGAACATTCCGGCGCAAGCCCTGTCCAGCGCGCTGGACACGCTCAAACAGCAGACCGGCCTGCATCTGTTCTACGCGGAGCAAACGCTAGCCGGCAAAACCAGTGCGGCGCTGCAAGGCACTTATAGCGCCAAACAGGCGATAGCGATTCTGGTCGGCGGCGCCAGTCTGAGTTACACCTTTACTGCCGACAATGCCGTATCGATTAAGCCGCTAGAAGTGAACAGTTTGCCGGCGGTAACTGTCTCCGGACAACGCACTTACGATCCCACCGCCCCCTATAACAAGGACTACTCGGTTCCCAACACCAGTTTCGCCACTAAAACCGACACGCCGATCATGGAGACACCGCTAAACGTGCAGGTGATTCCGAAGGCGGTACTGGATGACAATCAAGCCATAAAACTCGATCAGGCCGTCAAATACGTTAGCGGCGTGACCACCGGTCAGGCTGCAGGAGGCTTGACCGACCAAGTTACCATCCGCGGTTTTTATAACTACAACCTGTTTCGCAACGGCTTTCGTATCGATGCATCGGGCCCTGAAGGCACAAGGAATATGGCAAACGTACAAACCCTGGAAGTATTAAAGGGGCCTGCCGCGATGTTATATGGGCGAGTCGAACCCGGCGGAATGCTGAATATTGTCACTAAAAAACCCTTGGATACCGCCTATTACGCTTTGCAGCAGCAATTCGGCTCTTTTGATTTATTCCGCACCAGTATCGATGCCACTGGGCCGATTACCGAGAATAAGGATTTGTTGTATCGAATGAATATTGCCTTTGAAAAGAGCGGTTCGTTCCGGGAAAACGTGGATTACGACAAACTGTTCGTCGCGCCGGTACTGCAATGGAATATCAGTCCGGATACAACAGCACTTTTAGAACTCGAGTATCGTAAGGAAAACAATGTTTACGATCTTCACTCAAGGCCGTTAATCATCGATGGCACCAGAGCTGATGGTTCTTGGATCAATCCGCGTCTGGCGGATATTCCGCGCGAACGGAATTTGATGGAGGACAACCGCAACCATGTCGAAGACAAGCTGATCGGCTTTAATCTTACCCATAAATTTAACGACGATTGGGTATTGACCGAGCAGTTGAATATCCAATTATTGGACCGAGACCGTTTGGTGATGCTGCCCGGCACGTTGCAAGCCGACCAACGCACATTGAATAGGCGCATCCTCACCAGCGACTTTTTCATAAACGACAGTTATTTCACGACCACCAATTTGACCGGCCATTTCGATACCGGATTTTTGAAACACACCTTGTTGATAGGCGGCGATTATTACCTGCAAGACATGAATTCCGTCGGTTATAGCAGCACGGCCGCGAGTACCATCGACATCTACAACCCCGTTCACACCGGCAATCCGCCCATCGATCCCACGACGCGCGCCAGCCAGTCGTTCCATACAAAAACTGATTTTTACGGCATTTATCTGCAGGACCAAATCAAGCTGCCTTATAACGTCCACGTCATGGGTGGCTTTCGCTATCAAAATGTCGAGCAATACGATGTACTTGCCGGACAAATCGGCCAGAAAGCCGATGCGGTGACGCCGCAGGTTGGCGTTCTTTGGCAGCCGATGAATTGGTTGAGTCTATACGGCAACTACGTCGAAAATTTTGGCGTTACCAACGGTAATCTAACGAGTGATAGATCGTTTTTGCCGCCGGAAACGGCGCAGCAATGGGAAGTGGGCTTTAAAACCGCATTTTTCGATGACCGATTAACCAGTACGGTCGCCTATTACCAATTGACCAAACAAAACATTGCAACTACCGACTTGATCAATCCAAACTTTTCCGTAGCGACTGGCGAAGCGCAAAGCCGGGGCGTTGAAGTGGATGTCAAAGGCGAAATATTGCCGGGATGGAACACCATAGCCACCTACGCGTATACCGAAACCGAAGTCCTTAAAGAAAACAACCCAGATAACATAAGGGTTGGCGGCGGCTTTCGCGGCATTCCCAAACAGACCTCCACGCTGTGGACGACATACGATTTCCAGCAGGAATATCTACGCGGACTCAAGCTTGGGGCGGGTCTGGAACTGGTCAGCGATAAGAAAGCCACTTTCGACAATCACGACTTTAGTTTTGCCGGCTACGGCGTCATCGATCTATTGGCAGCCTACACGCGGAAAGTGGCAAAAACTAATGTGACGTTACAGCTCAACGTGACCAATTTACTGGACAAGGAATATGTCCACGACGGATTTGCGATGCCGTTTCAAACCCGTGCAACCTGGGGCACGCCGCGATCTTTCATGGGTTCGGTCAAGGTCGAGTTTTAACCCGGAACCGGTCTGGGAGGGTGC harbors:
- a CDS encoding diguanylate cyclase — its product is MLNRVQHNSLTLKRLQSFEMRLLGLNSLAEMIEFILGQTPALFDLDVVSLCLIDPKNEIADYLDSDNYGFRNREGLFLVNSELQVRNSFVLSSQPFLGSYQTAVCEQFFSESSLQKPASVVIAPLIRRDKYLGSLNLGSYRTDRFIQGMATDFVEHIASVIGICLENNLNVETMRRTSLVDPLTGVNNRRFLEQRIEEELDRSQRDREPLSCLFLDIDFFKRINDGFGHQAGDHVLTLVAGAIKKQLRNNDVMARYGGEEFVALLSQSDQRSAAEIAERIRVSIANLGIEHADQSIPVTISIGAATYQPNRSLKKRVPDIALQLIQAADTALYEAKRNGRNRVEHGGLVLALEPAQA
- a CDS encoding RNA polymerase sigma factor, translating into MDFLFQRHNKELLVFAEQRAGRQHAEDLVQDAYLRLLQHGNTDAIDNHRAYLYRITANLSGDLHRRGQIVPFVNDEESETDTLACPMPQPDAVAESRERLRICLRSLDSLPEIVRTVFLLHRVDGLTYTEIAKAFAIPPRTVERYCIKALAHCSKSVNRGFD
- a CDS encoding FecR family protein, which gives rise to MNRLTPPISPSLHEQASHWVVRLHAPDCSASERRAFQDWLALSPRHRQSYQNAEAIWRDFSSVDAQPDPRLIAARNGLRRAQIARRRAIHGKRLSIAASLLIAAIGVPLAWDWINTDRYLTLKGQRQHIALRDGSTIELNSNSQIRVHYGWRSREAVLERGEALFNVAHDESKPFDVVAGNGKIHDIGTRFNVRLLNNAVTVSVLEGEVAVATEHRPIPQNLAAGQQIKYDAAGLASSAPTSFDATTVAAWREGMLVFKKTALAEVLEQLSRYHDVELSVADPQLQNLKVSGDFPTDDLNLALNAISAALPIKAVRKNERLIEFER
- a CDS encoding TonB-dependent siderophore receptor gives rise to the protein MYSLSRTLVGGLLTGTALVAAAQEPSYQLNIPAQALSSALDTLKQQTGLHLFYAEQTLAGKTSAALQGTYSAKQAIAILVGGASLSYTFTADNAVSIKPLEVNSLPAVTVSGQRTYDPTAPYNKDYSVPNTSFATKTDTPIMETPLNVQVIPKAVLDDNQAIKLDQAVKYVSGVTTGQAAGGLTDQVTIRGFYNYNLFRNGFRIDASGPEGTRNMANVQTLEVLKGPAAMLYGRVEPGGMLNIVTKKPLDTAYYALQQQFGSFDLFRTSIDATGPITENKDLLYRMNIAFEKSGSFRENVDYDKLFVAPVLQWNISPDTTALLELEYRKENNVYDLHSRPLIIDGTRADGSWINPRLADIPRERNLMEDNRNHVEDKLIGFNLTHKFNDDWVLTEQLNIQLLDRDRLVMLPGTLQADQRTLNRRILTSDFFINDSYFTTTNLTGHFDTGFLKHTLLIGGDYYLQDMNSVGYSSTAASTIDIYNPVHTGNPPIDPTTRASQSFHTKTDFYGIYLQDQIKLPYNVHVMGGFRYQNVEQYDVLAGQIGQKADAVTPQVGVLWQPMNWLSLYGNYVENFGVTNGNLTSDRSFLPPETAQQWEVGFKTAFFDDRLTSTVAYYQLTKQNIATTDLINPNFSVATGEAQSRGVEVDVKGEILPGWNTIATYAYTETEVLKENNPDNIRVGGGFRGIPKQTSTLWTTYDFQQEYLRGLKLGAGLELVSDKKATFDNHDFSFAGYGVIDLLAAYTRKVAKTNVTLQLNVTNLLDKEYVHDGFAMPFQTRATWGTPRSFMGSVKVEF